One Antennarius striatus isolate MH-2024 chromosome 9, ASM4005453v1, whole genome shotgun sequence genomic window, TTTTTCCACCATGTATTGTAGGTATTTATCCAAACTGacataaagaataataatggtGTGAAGCTGTACAAATAGCTTTGAATCCTTATTTATTCTGAAAGTCTGTCTCCTCAATTCTTCTGTATCTCTGTCGTCTTGAGTCGTTTCTCTTCCCTCAGGCGCCGTACACGCTCTCATTACTATAAATCATGTAGAGAAACAGGTCCTCTTCGTGGTGCTCctaacaaaacaaataataaagcaAAATTTAACATGATGAGTGTATCTGATAATACAGACTTTATCTACTTGCttaaactgtaatgtttgaagTTGGAGCCCTAGtcattttgtacatttaaatattcatgagtTACTGGAAGAAAAGTAGTGGAATCAAGAAAAGAGAAGCAACATTGCCATCTAAGCAGATCTAACTAGGGACGTCTGCATCTGATGTCCAAAGTCAAAGGAGAGGGGAAGAAGCACAGCTTACTTTGAAAGTGGGCAATAGTCGAGTAAACATGTTTATACGTGTTTGTCCAGTGAACATTTGTGGAGAGGTGAGGTTACCTCATATACAGCAGAAAGAGGGGAGCTGGACGGCGGGAGGGTGTTGTtgacaaagaagaagagagccTCTTCTGGTCTCAAAGACACACGCTGGCGAATCAGGAAGCACAGCTGGCCCACTAACATacagagcaaaaaagaaagcaaaatggTCAGGGTTTCAACTAAGTTCCATTTCAATGACACATAGGAAAACCAGTGACAGTGGAACTTTTTAAATCAACGTTCAGTCATGAGAAAAAATCAATAGGAGAAAACAAAGGAAGTAGAACTGATGTATCTGCATGTTACATTGTTTCAGTTTCAAAATCACAAGAAACAATCATTTGacaaaaggaaacacaaacaaacaaacaaacaaacaaacaaacaaacaaaaaagtctgAATTGCAAAAGCTCCTGAATTTAAAGGTGAGACTTCAGCAAAAGAGAAAGGGTATTACAGTATGCCTGGTGATGCACTCATAGCATTGGGCACTTTTTTGTAGTGGCAAAAAAGCAGTGAATGGGTTGTGAACAACAATCAATAAAACTGTATTTGATTCAACTGTTTAAATCTTGGATATCCTTTATTCACAcctttttcatgtatttttttttaaatattcttagAATATCTCATGGAATTTGAGGATGTGAGAGTGAtctgagaataaaaacaaagttgtAAAAGGTTCATTACAAGTTTGTGTATTCTACCTGTTAAATCTGAGGGCACCAGGAATTTCTTCTTGTCCAGTTCAGGAGCCCGTGACCTGGAGGCCCTCTCCACAATTATCTgttgaaaaaaaccaaaactataGCAATTACTGTAGTCATGACCACAGAGAAAGCGTGGGTTTATGTGCCTGAAATTACGCATCACCCTTAACTATCAGTAACAATAAATCAGAAACAACTCATCACCAGAGCTCATACTCACCGGTATCTTGTCCGGATGCTTGGCCCGaaccctctctccctctgctctcctcaCCTCCAGGGGAACTGAGCGCTTGTACTGACTGCCCATCTGAAAGCAGCACAAGGAACCAAACAAGACCAGAAGACATGAAATCACTCACAATAGGATTATTGAGGAAGAAGACAAAGGATCAGTATCAGATGACTTCACAGGCCGGTCAAACAGTTCAGTCATCTTTTCATCAAAtattatgtatactgtataccaaATTCTCAGTGTgtgatgataaaaatattttgaataatcACTTAAGGCAGAACAGCTGTCTCCTCAAACACCATCTATGACATTGTAAAAATGGCTGAAAATCATCAACAAAAGATTAAGCAAAATTTTAGTCTATGATGATAAACTCAAATTACCGAACTGATTAAAGATGATTGTTGGCAATTACCGGTTAAGACTGCTTTATAGCATATTTAGTATGATAAAGTTTTCTCATCTAATGGATGATATActttttataaatttaatttaaaaaatcaacaagTTGCTTTCTCTTTATTAGAGAACTGCGGGAAACAATTAGCATTCaattgttttgggtttttttcaatgtgaattcaaaagcaaaataattttgaaGATGATCgttttttaatatgaaaagagaaataaatattcaGAAACAAAATGATCATTAATTCTATCCATAATTTAATCTAAAGTTAAAGAAAATTATCCCAAATCAATCCAGTCCGGTTAATTTTGAGGAAAATATCAGCGGCatacacaaaacataaaatacataaaattaaattaatataatgCAATTTTAAGTAAAgaattttgtgtttgaattttCAGTCTCTACTTCTTTGAAACACAATAAACTCGGTAACAAATTATCAGGAAAAATAGAATGTCACACCCTTCAGAGCTAGCGTTAGCTTGAATAAACAGGTATTTTAGTATAACTGAAAGTAGGAGAGTCTGATCTGCATCGCTTTTTGTACAAATCGTTGTGATCACGAGTTTCTCGACCCACGGTCGAAGACACGTCACCCAGAGCTAGCTTCCCTACTCTGGCACAAtccaatatttgaaaaaaaacaaacaaacaataactaACTACCTATAACACATTAAATAATATTCAATAAGTGGCTTTACTAACTCTTCAAACAGaatctgtttgtttctccttGACAACGATTTTGTTGCAACATAACAGATCGACAAGATCTTAACGTCCACGTACCTTcgaaaattatattttgaaaaaaaattccacacaaCAGAATAAACTACGCTCCGGGGATCTTTGTGTCGTCAAATTTCTCAAAAGACAATTCAGGGGGAAAATTATTATCTCAAATTGCAAACATGAAAATGTCAAAGATGTCGGTTGTCTGCTGAacgaaaacaacaacaaacgcTTCAACACCCGCCCACCGTAtgtctgaccaatcagagacaagGATATTCACTAACTCCGAGGGAGAACCACTGAGAAGGAACTGGAGGGAAGGCTTGCACTGCCGTCATTGGTTGACGACTGTTGTCGCTTTTCAATAGTTCCCGCACCTTTTTATTTGAGTGACAGTTAACGTAGCCAATGGCAGGTCTCAGAAACTAGGCCAGAATGACGTAGCGTCAGGGCTAAAACTACAAGTCAGACTGGCTACGTGGGTGACGTGACGATCTCGCTGATTCCCTCGTTCTGTAAACAAGTCATGCAATCACGTGATTACACTGAACCCAAAGGGAAAGCTCGCCGTGAACCTCTGTCGCAATGATACATATGAAAAACCAAGAGGGGTTCTATGCAAAAGGAAATAAGTTACAGCTCACTCTGTAATAAGtatgaataaaaattttattctaACAGCACAGATCTCTAGAAATGCACTCATTATCTAAGGTCTGTCCATCTTTGAATTAGCTTGTACAAATTTTATGCCTTTTTTTCACCTTTCCTGCTCATGCTGGGGTCAATTTGTCCATAGACATACATCATACACTCAACTAAAAGATTCTGTTCaatgtacacaaaaaaaaattaaaaacattctgaaaatgtgatttcccattaaaacaatgttttgtaACACACCAGTTATTGATGCATTAGTATTACACTCCATGCttgtaatgtactgtacatataggTTAAAGGAATCGCATCGTCTCTGCCTTTTAAGGAGTTTTCAGCAGTTCAGACACTTTATGACAACATATTGTTCATTCGAGTGAAACAAGTGAGAAATACATTCCTCCAGCATGTCAGTTGCTGCATTCCTGTGAGCAGCTTTGCCTCATAGTACTAAAGATCCATAAAACTCTTATTAATAGTTTAACGCAGGTGGCTGAGTCTCATTCTTGTTGGTTCATCCAGTCTGTTCCTCTGTTTTGTCCCACTACTCTGTACTGTACACTTGGATCACACAGCAGCTGTGGCTGTCGTCAGCTTGAGGGCATCTGATAGGTTTCGTTGTCGGACTCTGGAGTTGGTTATCGTTTCCAAATGGGAATTGGTCACCCATCCACGATGTCTGTCAGAGACCCTGGTCCCCTCTACCCAATCTAAAAAGATTTAAGAGTCCACCATGAATCATCTAATATTATTCAGTGACAAGACATTTTGTCACCAAAAAATGCATATGTAAAATAACAATTTCTGTAAAGGAATGATAGAAAAGGTAATGTGGTGGTCTTACTGTCACTGCTTTGTTGGTGAACAAGAATGATATCAGCTTTTTCCAACGACAGCTCATCAGGCTGCTGGGCAACAAATGCTCGGATACACTGCATCTGTGTAAagtctgtgtgtgaaaaagagAGTGGATAGGTCAGACCCACTACTTTAAAAACAATAGGTCAATATTTCAAATAATGCAATGCTCTTGCAGCCATTTATAAAGTGTAGTCAGTATTTAACGACTATGCAATAGAGTTATCAGTAAGGTTGATGCTTTTGACACTTAAAATTcatcatttcactttcatcCATCACTAACATGCCATACAACCGCACTCGTCAacaacaaattttaattttgggATATTATTATGGATAAAAAGAGCATCCATATTATAATCATCTTATTTTTGTTCAAGTGTAGAAATTTCTTTAGGCAATTCATGGTTCAGATGTTTTACAGTGAGAATTAAaagatttatataaaatatcGGTTATGGTGTACAAGGTGACAGATAAGGGTCTATTTTAGATACAGCTCAGTTTTACAACAACTAAGCAGTTTTATGTGAAAAATGACATGGAAAAGTCACCgtaataaaatgtttcattggTGAGTAGGCTTCAGAGAGAGAATTATAAATACCTCCTATGTTTGACCTCCAGGGGCAGATAAAGTGATCTATGCTTAAACAAATAGATTTAGTGTTCCAGgaatatgttaaataatattatGGGTCTGTATATTTTTCTGTGAATCTCAGTTGACACTCAGTCCCTGACACTTTGAACGTATGACTTTGATGGATTATTACAACCCTTATTAATGTTATCATGTTATGCGGGTTATGTAGCTCATTTCTATTCATCTGCTTCAACTGCGTCAAAAAAATGGAGTATATATGAATTGCAGAAGAGGTGATTATATCACCATATTCTCTTTATTCTTTGTCGTCATGTTGGGGACATTTTCACCATCAGAAATTTCTCATACTGACAAAAAAGCTGCTTGTGCACTAAGCCGCTAAATTTCCGTTACAGTTCGTAAATTTTGCATCAGATCTAATCTTGTTTTCTATATATTCTCCCTCATTTCATTTTGGCCTCAAGATGTAAATCCACAATTTATCAAGTAACAACAAATCTAGTTTCACCGAAACATGTCACCGTTTTAAGGAAATATTCCACAACACTATTATTTCACCACCTTTGGTTTCACTAAATCTGTGGGTAAGGATAGAAAATGTTTAGACTACACcatttgaaatataaatttagAGCTCAAGGTTAAGTAAACTGAGGGTTCATTTTGTAAACAATGAGTGAATTAGGCAAGCATTTCAGACCAACAACTTTTACAAAGTTTTTACCTTGTGCAGCAGAAAAATCTACTTCAGGATGTGGCAGAGAAAGAGCAGATATCCATCGTAGCTTATCACttctgagggggaaaaaaataaagatggttATATCTTctgtaatgttgtgtttttcagccAACACAGGCTTTCTCATGTCCTCATCCCCGTTTCTTACTGTGTGTCAGTTCGTAGCAGCAGGGCTCTGCGAGACATGTGCAGTCGGAACAGATTCTTCTGGAGGGAGTGGAGTTTAACACGGCAGTTCTCCACACGCAGTTCTGATACAGGAGAGTGGTCAATTACAGTGAACCTTCCTCCTCTGGAAGCAACAAGAAAGAAATGAGTTGGAGGAAGGAATGACTATGATGAGATTAAGGCGATGATAAGAGACTGAAGATTAAGGAAAGGCAAATGTAGCCAACCATGATAAAGATGATTACAGTTGGAAGGGTTTTTACTAGCATTACATACTTGTTGACTTACTCTTTTTGTAGTGAAAGCAGCAAGTAGTCATTGAATAGGTGCAAATAAATATTCCTTTCGGTCTCTTTCAGTGAGAAATCCATCAGTTCAGTGACGGGCCCCTCCCTCACCAGCCTCCGAGACTGACTGATCAGAGGAAGAgtctttaaaacacacacagaaacaaagaaaaaaggatgttagcatgttagcatttctTAACACTAAAAGTTTGATCAAACTAAAGCTCCATTTGCAAGTTTGTGTAGCCCCTCCAGTATAAAAGCACATTGATGATGATTCATTATTAACTTACTCTGCATTCAAAATCCACCTTAGCACTGAGACTGACCAGGGACTCAATGCTTTTCATCTGTGTAATGCTGTCGTTGCTCTCTTGaatcagctaaaaaaaaaaaaaaaaggcaatgaaAGAAAGTTGTGTGAAGAATAAAAATTTCAGGACAACATTTGGCAGAATAACACTATCCTGTGATATGTACACAGAGAAAATGGATGCTGTTACCTTCTCCAGAAGTTTCAAAGCTTTGATGGCCTGAGTTGCCTCAGTGGTACCAGGAGATGTTCTCTTCACAATGTTCTGGAAAGAAATAGTTTGAGTATATTTAactgagaggaaaggaaaaaggttaaaaatgtcattgttcGTGATTTGTTTTatgctaccacacacacacacacacctacacacacacacacacacacacacacacacacacacacacacacacacacacacacacacacacacacacacacacacacctggaccagCAGCTTAATTCTTGTTATCCTCTGGAAAGGAAGGACAAGGAAAGAACGAAGAGGAAGCCTCTGGCAAACAGGACTCCTCTCTAACTTTTCCACAATCCGTCTGAACCCTTGATTCTCATTCCTAAGAAAATGATAgagttttaacattttgataaataaaaagaacagcTGAAGATTTTATGCACTGGGAATGAATATTGCttcttgacatttttattggaTTCAGCAACAGGATGTGGCACTTAGTTCTTGCTGAATGTATTACGAAATATCCCTATGAAAGTTATGtggcagagaaaacacaaaagtgtgACTGAATAACTTACATAAGCCTTTGGTAGGTGGCATCTTGATATGACTGGTTGGTGAGGTAGGGCACATAAACCATTTTGAAGCGCTGGCAGTGTCGAGCAATGATGTCGCACACGGTGAAGGATATGATGTCTGTTTCCACTCTCTCCTCCAGCTTTGATAAGAAACTGCACAAAATCCACAACAAACTCTCATCCCTTTTCCTTACACAGATTTGTAAGACAAAAAGCTATGATAAACAATTCACAAATAATTCATGTCAGATGATAAAGATCAGATTTTATCtgaaaaatgtgtgtaaatatgaaTGATTTAATTCAGAGGATTAACTCTATCTGCTTAACATTTCTGACCTGTGGCTAATGGCTCGAACGTCTGCCAGCCGGGAAAAGAGCCAGTTCCTGTCCTGCGTAGTCAATAGTGCCCCTAGCTGTTTGGATTTCACAAAGTGTTCAACAACTATGTCCAAGCTACGGCAATAGGAGGCCTCTGAGGTCACCAGCTCAAATCTAAcctggaagagaaaaaaaaacaaaactgaaaaataatcaaCACATTATCAACTGACTTGAGACAAGCAACAACTACAAAGTAACATCTAGCAACTGAGTGAAGCGTTGTCAGTTCTCTACAGGCTGGGGTATTTACAAGAATATGACTAAGAGGGATGATTTCACAACACATATCCCAGCAGACATAACGTTTAAAAGGAAACACCTATTTTCTGGAGAAATAGATGATTATGCAATCATGTTTTCTGTCAGGAGAAACAAAAGTGGATTAATCAGAGGGTAATTTTGAGATGTGGCAAGTTGGAATATTTCACACGAATTTATTAGTTTGAAGTGTGACATCATTGCACTAACAAACAGATTCATATAAATCACGCCATTTcccaaacttttaaaaaaaaatcacgagGAGGTAAATCACTAAAACTATATTTGATCTGTTTTACTTTCACAGAGTTAGTTTTACACTCATTAAGTTAGTTCAGAAGAAAGAAAGGTGAGAGATGTAAGAGTAGCTTTGCTGAAATTGAACCACAAGAATATTGACATATTATCTCACTGTTTAATGTAAAGTGGGAGATTACCATCCAAAATTTAATAGGAGAATTATTTGGAATTATGCTGAGATTGGAGTGTTCTGCCTTAAACATCCCAGGGCTTCATGTAAATTAAATGACTTTGGTTTTCAAAAAGCTCACTCAGAGTGAAATGATTTGCACTTTGGTCAATGAAAGCTTACCAGCATTTATTGACACGCCATTAAGTCCAACCTCAATAAATATGTGATTTATGTAGATAAATATGCAGTTTGCGTTACCTCCTGCAATCGCCTCTGATCCTCCGATAGTTCCTCCAGCTCAGTGCTGTTTCTGACCCCTGGTAAGTCCCGCCACAGagtagaagagagagagattgacaGCCGTGGAGAGGGAGGCCTGCCTTCCCTCTTGGGGGGCTCAGGGAGAGGTAAGCTTCTTACACTGGTGATAGAACCTGTGTGGGAAAAGGAGTGGGGGTGCTGGACAGTTGGAAGGGGAGGAAGGGGTCTGcgagcaggaggaggtgagggagcTGGGGATCGGGTAGCGTCCTCGGACAGAGAGATGGCATCTGAACGAGCCTGACGCAGGATCTCAAAGTTCTGAGCGGCCTCACTGTACTGCTGGTACAGCTGTGCAGCATCTGAGAGATAGAGAGGGGaagtacaaaaacaaagagagacGGTGGAGGAGAGAAAGGGGCAACAGAAAAGAAGTCACTTGagcttgttttttaaaaaagacagaaaacatgttCTACAAGGAACATGTTATATAGGAGACTCAACAAACTTGTTGGAACGCAACGTTAAAGAGGAAGCTCTTCATTTAGCACATCTGATTGCTTGTAGAAACCTGTCTGgcttacgcacacacacacacaaacacaaacacacacacacacacctctgccccATTTCATGTTCAATCCATGGGGATCATATGTCAAATACTCTTCTGCCAGGATTGTTTCCAAGATACTTTTAAATGCACTAGCAAAATTAATCTCGCAAATACTTCCTTTCACTTTGGTATTTAGTTCAAATTCTAAAATGGCATGGCAATAAAGAAGAGATAAACAGTTCATAGGTCTGCACTAGCATAGGGAGGAATCACACATAGGAAATGCCCAAATAGGTCATGCCTTTCCCATCAGCAGATAAAGAGATATGTTTGGAACTGTACCATGAAAACTTTTCTGAGGATCAGTCAAACAAGATTCAggctcaattttttttaaatgcacagattcagaaaaaagtaaatttcCAGGCATCATAAGTAAAAGATGACTGAAACACATGGTAGTATATAAACACTCACTGAAAAACCTTGAGttccttttccgtttttcaatTGTGTCCAAAACGTTCCTGAAGCGTGAGGAaagaaaatttgtttaaaactgAGAGCGTGGTCAAACAAAAGTAGACTAAAATTGTCAAATGCAGCGTtttagttttcatgtttttacattCACATTGGATATATAgagatagaaaaagaaaaaagaaaaatttagtAACCCTCCAAACAGCAAAGAACTACAGCATTCCTCTTGAAGTGTTGAACCTTGACAGTTTTCACATAAGATCATCCATATAGTATACTGTACTATAACTGCAACTATGGCAAATATAGCATGTGTGAAAGTTACACTCACCTCAGCTCTACTTCACCCCAGCTTTTGCACttatcatcctcatcatctggaagaaaaaaatatctattTGTAGAAATATTATAAAAAAGCATACCAGTGCACTGTGTTCGGATGGATTTACTTCGAAACACAGAGAGTAGtttgaataaatagaaaaacGGTTTAAATGAATATAGAGATAATaagatgttttttaatttaaaataaaagtttagtGTCTTTCCAGATCTCTGCTTCTAGTCTTATGTCTCACATCAGGAAAAACCCAGCCCTTAAGCTCCCAGATCTTGTTTCCACTTGCTTTCTCCACCTCTGTTTATCTCCACCCACTATCCGTCAACACGACACTATGACGCAGTTTGCAGATGAAGACGTGTTTATTTGACGTGTTTATGTCTGCACTGATAATGTCTATAAGCAGATGTTGGGGCTCTGCAATTGATATAATGGCAAAACCATGAAAAAGAACCAGAAAACTGAGGAATTGGCAAGTTGAATATCTGTAATTTACTCATCTGACGTTTTCTTCCAAAATATGTCAACCTGAACAGGTGATTTCAAAGAAACTATACATGAATCAAAAATGAAAgccaaacaataagaaaataagagGGTTTCTGACAGCTCAGCAAAGAGCACAGACACCAGTATGGCAGAGCATCATTCTTGTTACCTGTCACAGAGAATATTCTGGTCCTGCGATCTCTTCCAacacctccttcttcttcttcttcttcttcttccttcactTCTACATGCTCTCCATTTCTTCTTTCAGTGGTTTTACGGATTCCCCTTCTTCGAAATCGGGCTTCAGGACCCAAATCTCGGAAACTGCAGCTTGTGAGAACCTTTCCTTTTACTTGCTCTTCTGTCAACACCTGCCTGCCATCTGTCTCAGTTACCTCTCCTTCCCTCATCTTTCCCAAATCCTCTGTAACAATAGCGTCATCAGCCTCCTCTCCCTGCCTTTCTCTTTTGCTTTGgccctctctctccttcaacTCCTGGTCCTCACCATCATTTGAAGGAACATGGAGGCCAAACTCAGTTTCATAATTAAGAATTGGGCAGCTGCTGGGCTTGTAAAGTGTGTTGCTCACAGATAAATACATCTccacttctttctctctccttgcTTCTTTTTGTATGTCTAATAATTCAGTTTCATTACCTGCCATCTCACTAATTTCCTCATCTTTATCACATTTGTCTAAATGAAGTTGACCAGAACACTCCGTCTCTTTGTCCATGGTGTGATCCTTCCCTTCTGTGTCTATCAGTGTGTCAGCATGAGTGTATGTAGGTGTGTCATCATGCATAGCTGTGAACTGGTCAGCATGCATGTCAGCTTGGCTGTGCCCCATACCTCTCAGTCCTTCAACCTCCAATGGCTCTTCCTCTAGCTCTGGCTCTGAGTGCAGTCCGTCATGTCCCAGCTTAAGAACAGGCATTTCTCCAGTGTCTTCAGTCCCTGTATGTTGTTTTTCATACCTGATCTCTATCTCAGGCTGGTTGACCCCTTTCCCTCCAAGCACTCCTGCACCAGATTCATCCAAACTCTGGTCTTCTGAGTGTCCAAGAATCTCCTGCAAAACGTCTTTGGCCCATTTAAGGTGGGGGGCTTGGGAATGTCGCTTGGGCTCCTCTGACATACTCCATGCCCCACTCAATCGGATACGTATAGCCTCCATTTCTTCTGGGCTCATTGCTCCAGAATTAATGACATCCAATATGGGCTGAATTTGCTCATTGTCAAATGAATTAATCAATGGGGAaggtctttctctctctcttccagtctctttgtttttctctctccattcTGTTAGGAGTCTCTCAGTCAGCGAGTCTCTGTTTATTGGCCCAATTTCAGCATATGGGTGCTCCTTTTCTTGCCTCATTCCCTCCACAGTCTTGTTTTCAAGCTCTGGCAACACTCTGTGTCTGATATCCACCTCAGGTATTTCTCCCACGGGTGTCTTTTCCTCACCTGGTATCTCAAACTTACTCTTGTTCTCTTTCTCCTGGTTGTTGATGATCGGGTATTCATTTCTAATCAGTTTCACATGCTGGTCATCCTGAGGTTTCTGCGTGTTGTCTTGACTGTAAGGATGACTTTTCAAAACTGGGTTGTCACTTTCCACTTCCTGGACTTGATCAACTTGTGACAGTGACGTCTCACCGGATGCTGCCTTGGGCAATGTGTGTCCAATCACACAGAAGATGTACTTTGGCtgtttttccttgccctgtttgtctttgtcaaccaactcttcatttcctgttgtcCATTCGTCTTCTCTCcccttttctctctcattctccctTAACAATGCAGGTGAGGAGCCATCATATACCACATCCCAGAACTCCTGACAGTCTTCAAAttcctcttcttcgtcttcgTCTCTCTCGTCCCCCTCATCTCCGCCACTGGACACAGTGACGAACCCGTCCTCTCCTGACAGTATTCTGTATCTGTCTTGCTTCTCCCCTGTTTCACTTCCTCCTTCGCTCTCAGAGCGGACCCAGTAATCGCTGCcaccttcttcctctctgtcactcTCCTCTGTGCTATCAGTCACGTTTTCCCCCTCTGCATCTCTCTGCCAGTTTCCCTCTATCTCTCCATCACTGTGAGATAGATGTCCTTTCCTTCTCTTGTCTATCTCTTTCCCAGTTTCATCCATCTCCTCATCCATCTCCTCACCATCTACACTTACACCCTCTGTCTGCCATTCTAAGTTCCCCTTGTACTCACGCCTTCCTTCGCATTGGCCCCTGTAACTGCTGTGATCCAAGTA contains:
- the arhgef5 gene encoding trichohyalin isoform X1 — encoded protein: MGTKKPSNTIYDKTKTSDRNLHPGERISRDPSPRPAMTAQSERDRDGNREEDWRRERETEKMKDKTRYRDMDPRERYYERDRAPVPTPRQRRQEDDNRKNGRPLSHVESEREEAVRGMRKGDTFPRMRRGGAGHSKSRTTTEKDGEEGERRQKDRPKGLETDGWQRERCKEREADEIRSRTNERERNPGRRPLEETSRQKERYLESDVVQNRRRELVDSWDRRERDADRKRGNPRDDMGRRERRVSSPHRIRERDNYTERKEREKPQRKDGWRNTRSEGDSEEREMRRERDRDRRREELQYQHSQSEGENTIKTNREKDRDRRGYREEDRQRYRDREREGDRSRRRGVEKDRERYREFDRRGQRQSEEEDKYKVSLKDMKDDRKEDGRFREYKQRRWKETMERESDPKWDDSTDRSSRSLNERAPRVPQAQSSGEWSTTESEKDVEEQINSKRVVERSKNEKIRYEKQDREGVEMTGSIEEQRRMWLEPQRGKNSKGEFADTERYVRKRSKESQVEWGSDGQTLYEQPYDRYLDHSSYRGQCEGRREYKGNLEWQTEGVSVDGEEMDEEMDETGKEIDKRRKGHLSHSDGEIEGNWQRDAEGENVTDSTEESDREEEGGSDYWVRSESEGGSETGEKQDRYRILSGEDGFVTVSSGGDEGDERDEDEEEEFEDCQEFWDVVYDGSSPALLRENEREKGREDEWTTGNEELVDKDKQGKEKQPKYIFCVIGHTLPKAASGETSLSQVDQVQEVESDNPVLKSHPYSQDNTQKPQDDQHVKLIRNEYPIINNQEKENKSKFEIPGEEKTPVGEIPEVDIRHRVLPELENKTVEGMRQEKEHPYAEIGPINRDSLTERLLTEWREKNKETGRERERPSPLINSFDNEQIQPILDVINSGAMSPEEMEAIRIRLSGAWSMSEEPKRHSQAPHLKWAKDVLQEILGHSEDQSLDESGAGVLGGKGVNQPEIEIRYEKQHTGTEDTGEMPVLKLGHDGLHSEPELEEEPLEVEGLRGMGHSQADMHADQFTAMHDDTPTYTHADTLIDTEGKDHTMDKETECSGQLHLDKCDKDEEISEMAGNETELLDIQKEARREKEVEMYLSVSNTLYKPSSCPILNYETEFGLHVPSNDGEDQELKEREGQSKRERQGEEADDAIVTEDLGKMREGEVTETDGRQVLTEEQVKGKVLTSCSFRDLGPEARFRRRGIRKTTERRNGEHVEVKEEEEEEEEGGVGRDRRTRIFSVTDDEDDKCKSWGEVELRNVLDTIEKRKRNSRFFNAAQLYQQYSEAAQNFEILRQARSDAISLSEDATRSPAPSPPPARRPLPPLPTVQHPHSFSHTGSITSVRSLPLPEPPKREGRPPSPRLSISLSSTLWRDLPGVRNSTELEELSEDQRRLQEVRFELVTSEASYCRSLDIVVEHFVKSKQLGALLTTQDRNWLFSRLADVRAISHSFLSKLEERVETDIISFTVCDIIARHCQRFKMVYVPYLTNQSYQDATYQRLMNENQGFRRIVEKLERSPVCQRLPLRSFLVLPFQRITRIKLLVQNIVKRTSPGTTEATQAIKALKLLEKLIQESNDSITQMKSIESLVSLSAKVDFECRTLPLISQSRRLVREGPVTELMDFSLKETERNIYLHLFNDYLLLSLQKEGGRFTVIDHSPVSELRVENCRVKLHSLQKNLFRLHMSRRALLLRTDTQSDKLRWISALSLPHPEVDFSAAQDFTQMQCIRAFVAQQPDELSLEKADIILVHQQSSDNWVEGTRVSDRHRGWVTNSHLETITNSRVRQRNLSDALKLTTATAAV
- the arhgef5 gene encoding trichohyalin isoform X2, translating into MGTKKPSNTIYDKTKTSDRNLHPGERISRDPSPRPAMTAQSERDRDGNREEDWRRERETEKMKDKTRYRDMDPRERYYERDRAPVPTPRQRRQEDDNRKNGRPLSHVESEREEAVRGMRKGDTFPRMRRGGAGHSKSRTTTEKDGEEGERRQKDRPKGLETDGWQRERCKEREADEIRSRTNERERNPGRRPLEETSRQKERYLESDVVQNRRRELVDSWDRRERDADRKRGNPRDDMGRRERRVSSPHRIRERDNYTERKEREKPQRKDGWRNTRSEGDSEEREMRRERDRDRRREELQYQHSQSEGENTIKTNREKDRDRRGYREEDRQRYRDREREGDRSRRRGVEKDRERYREFDRRGQRQSEEEDKYKVSLKDMKDDRKEDGRFREYKQRRWKETMERESDPKWDDSTDRSSRSLNERAPRVPQAQSSGEWSTTESEKDVEEQINSKRVVERSKNEKIRYEKQDREGVEMTGSIEEQRRMWLEPQRGKNSKGEFADTERYVRKRSKESQVEWGSDGQTLYEQPYDRYLDHSSYRGQCEGRREYKGNLEWQTEGVSVDGEEMDEEMDETGKEIDKRRKGHLSHSDGEIEGNWQRDAEGENVTDSTEESDREEEGGSDYWVRSESEGGSETGEKQDRYRILSGEDGFVTVSSGGDEGDERDEDEEEEFEDCQEFWDVVYDGSSPALLRENEREKGREDEWTTGNEELVDKDKQGKEKQPKYIFCVIGHTLPKAASGETSLSQVDQVQEVESDNPVLKSHPYSQDNTQKPQDDQHVKLIRNEYPIINNQEKENKSKFEIPGEEKTPVGEIPEVDIRHRVLPELENKTVEGMRQEKEHPYAEIGPINRDSLTERLLTEWREKNKETGRERERPSPLINSFDNEQIQPILDVINSGAMSPEEMEAIRIRLSGAWSMSEEPKRHSQAPHLKWAKDVLQEILGHSEDQSLDESGAGVLGGKGVNQPEIEIRYEKQHTGTEDTGEMPVLKLGHDGLHSEPELEEEPLEVEGLRDDEDDKCKSWGEVELRNVLDTIEKRKRNSRFFNAAQLYQQYSEAAQNFEILRQARSDAISLSEDATRSPAPSPPPARRPLPPLPTVQHPHSFSHTGSITSVRSLPLPEPPKREGRPPSPRLSISLSSTLWRDLPGVRNSTELEELSEDQRRLQEVRFELVTSEASYCRSLDIVVEHFVKSKQLGALLTTQDRNWLFSRLADVRAISHSFLSKLEERVETDIISFTVCDIIARHCQRFKMVYVPYLTNQSYQDATYQRLMNENQGFRRIVEKLERSPVCQRLPLRSFLVLPFQRITRIKLLVQNIVKRTSPGTTEATQAIKALKLLEKLIQESNDSITQMKSIESLVSLSAKVDFECRTLPLISQSRRLVREGPVTELMDFSLKETERNIYLHLFNDYLLLSLQKEGGRFTVIDHSPVSELRVENCRVKLHSLQKNLFRLHMSRRALLLRTDTQSDKLRWISALSLPHPEVDFSAAQDFTQMQCIRAFVAQQPDELSLEKADIILVHQQSSDNWVEGTRVSDRHRGWVTNSHLETITNSRVRQRNLSDALKLTTATAAV